The following is a genomic window from Mycobacterium parmense.
CCGGTGACGAGCGGCAGGTCCAGCGTCGTTCTGATGCCGGGCGGTGCCGCGATGACATCAGGGATCGAATTCACGATGCGACCGGCCGCGCCGGCGATCGCGGCATGGTTGTGGTCGCCCTTGCGACTGGTCGGCACGATGTCCACGGCGTAGGACGGCTCGCCGGTGATCTCGACGCGGTAGGAACCGCCACCGGCGGCGGGCTGCGGCAGGTCGGGCCGCAGGTCCGGTCGCAGGCGGGTGACGTGCTCGATGACGATCGCCGGGTGGCCTTTGACCATCCCGCGGATCTCGAACTGGAGCACCGCGAGCGTGCCCTTGGCCACCCGCCCCACCGCGATGTCGAAGTCCTCCGGAGCCGGCTCGCGCTGGTAGGACTCGGTGATCTCATCGACCTCGATGCCCAGGCCCGCCGCCAGCTGCCGGATGGCCGTTCCCCACGCAATGCTGAGGACGCCCGGCGCCAGCAGCATCGGCACCTCGTCCAGGGGCTTGGCGAACCCCATGTAGTCCATCACCTCGGTGCCGTTGTAGGACGCGTAGTCGTGAATCTCCATGCAGCGCACCTGCTCGACGCGCTGACAGGTCCCGGCCAGCGCGAACGGGATCAGGTCGTTCGCGAACCCAGGGTCCACACCGGTGATGAAGATGCTCGAACCACCTTGCCGGGCAGCATCTTCCACGCGGTTGATGTATTTTTCGGGCATCACGCCCCACGGGTACTGCAGCAACCCGGGCGAGGAACCCACCACGTTGATGCCCGCGGCCAGGATGCGCATGACGTCGGCCATCGCGTCGGGCAGGCGGGTGTCGCCCATCGCGCAGTAGACGATGCAGTCGGGCCGGGCGGCGATCAGGGCGTCCAGGTCGCCGACGGCCGCGACACCGGTGGCGGTGGGCGCGTCCAGGCCGACACCGCACAGCTCTCCGGCGTCCTTGCCCACCTTCTCAGGCGACGACACGCACACCCCGGTCAACTCGAACTGCGGGTTGGTGATGAGCTCGGCGAGGGCGAGCCCTCCGACGTTCCCGGTACCGACGTGCGCGACGCGGATCGCCATTTCAGTCTCCGTCCCGTTGCAGCCTGGAAAAACTTTTCTAGACACTAGTCCACTAATTTTGTGGCGGGTACCACCCGGGATCGATCCGGCAGGCACAATGAGGCGCTGATGACACAACGCGAAGACGTCCAGTTCACCTCGGGCCGCGACCGGATCAGCGCGTGGCTCTACCGACCCGCCGGTGGCACCGGGCCCGTGCCGCTGCTGGTGATGGCGCACGGCCTCGGCGCGGTGCGCACGATGCGACTCGACGCCTACGCCGAGCGATTCAGCGCGGCCGGCTACGCCTGCCTGGTGTTCGACTACCGCAACTTCGGCGACAGCGGGGGCAGCCCCCGCCAACTGATCGACATCGGCATGCAGCTCGCGGACTGGTCGGCGGCGGTCGACTACGCCCGCACCCTCGACGGCATCGATCACCGGCGAATTGGATTGTGGGGCACGTCATTCGGCGGAGGACACGTGATCGCCACCGCGGCCCGGCTGCCGGGCATCGCGGCCGCCGTGGCGCAGTGCCCCTTCACCGACGGACTGGCCTCGGCGCGCACGATCACCAACCCGTGGGCCACCGCGCGCATCTTCGCGCGCGCGGTGCGCGACGTCGTCGCGAGCCGGCTGGGCAGGCCGCCCGTCATGGTCGCCACGGCGGGCCGGCCCGGCGACACGGCGTTGATGAACACCCCCGACGCCTATTCGGGTTACCTGAGGCTGGTGCCGGCGGGCGCGCAGCTGACCAACGAGGTGGCGGCCCGAATCGCCTTGCACGTCATGACCTACCGGCCGGGTCGCTCAACCTCACAGATCGCCTGCCCGATCCTGTTCTGCGTGTGCGAGACCGACTCGGTGGCACCCGCGGCACCCACGCTGCGATACGCGGCCAGGGCTCCCCGCGGCGTGGTGAAGACCTATCCCGACGGCCATTTCGGGATTTACGTCGACGACGCCTTCGACCGAGCCGTCCGCGACCAAATCGCATTCCTGGACGAACACCTGAAACCTCGGGCGCTTAATTCGGAAAAATAGGCAAACGGCCTTATTGGGAACGGCGCGGCTCTACCCTGCGTGGAGGTCCCGGTCTTTGCGAGAAAGGACGGGAAGATGTCGTATCTGGTGACGGCCCCGGCGATTCTGGCGTCCACGGCCGACGATGTCGCATCCATCGGTTCGACGATCAGCGCGGCCGGCGCGAATGCCGCCGGCCCGACAACCGGTTTGATGGCCGCGGCGGGCGACGAGGTGTCGGTGGCCATCACCGACGTCTTCACCGCGTACGGCCGCCAATACCAGGCGTTCGTCTCGCGGGCCTCGGCGTTCCACAGCGCGTTCACCCAAGCCCTGACCACCGCGGCGAACAGCTACGCCCATGCCGAGTACGCCGGCGCGGGTCTGTTGTCGAGCGAGCTGGGCGTGCCGATGGGCGCCCTGCCGGGCCAGGGCACCAGCGCGGGCTCCGTCGCGCTGACGTCGGCGGCGAGGTCGATCCCCGGAGACCCTCTGTACGCGTTGATCATGGGGTACACCAGCCTCGCGGAACCCGACTCGGTGTACCTCAACGCCATCACCAACGCGTTCCTGCAGCCGCGGTTCGCGCCCAACTTCATCCAGGGCGTGTTCACCCCCGAGCAGTTCTGGCCGGTCACCCCGCAACTCGGCAATCTGACCTTCGGCCAGTCCCTCGCCCAGGGCATCCCCCTGTTACACAACGCGATCACCACCACGTTGACCAACCCGCTCAACAGTGCCGTGGTGTTCGGCTACTCGCAGAGCGCCACCATCGCCACCTACGAGATCAACGCCCTCATGGCGGCCGGTTCTCCCTACACGGGTCAGCTGTCCTTCGTGCTCGTCGGCAATCCGAACAATCCCGTCGGCGGCATCCTCGAACGTTTCCCCGGTTTCTACATCCCGTTCCTGGATGTGGCGTTCAACGGCGCGACCCCGCCGAATTCGCCGTATCCGACCAGCATCTTCACCGCGCAGTACGACGGCATCGCCGACCTGCCGCAATATCCGCTCAACCTGGTCTCAGATCTCAATGCCTTCATGGGCTACTTCTTCGTACACGACCAGTACCCGATGATGAGCGCCGGCCAGGTCGCCAACGCCGTGCCGCTCCCGACGTCGCCGGGCTACACCGGCAACACCGCGTACTACATGCTGATGACCCAGAACCTGCCGCTGCTGGAACCGATCCGCGACATCCCCTACGCGGGGCCGCCGATCGCCGACATCTTCCAGCCCGACCTGCGGGTGCTGGTCGACATGGGCTACGCCGGTTACGGACCCGGCTACGACTACGCGAACATCCCCACCCCGGCCGGGCTCTTCTCGGTGCCGAACCCGTTCACGATCATCCCGGATCTCGCCCTGGGCGCCGTGCAGGGACCCTACGGCGCGGCCGTCGAGATCGGGGTCGAGTCGGGGTTGGCCTCGCCGTCGCTGTTCCCCGACACCTACCCGTGGGTTCCGTCGACCGACCCGCAGCTGACCTTCCCGATCATCCAGTCGAGCACCACACTGTTGTCGCTGCTGAGCGGCGGTGCCGGGAGCGTGCTGGACCTCATTCCGGCGCCGAACTTCGGGTGAGGTGAAATTCCCCAACCGCCGGACGAACCCGGACGAGCGTTCTAGTCTCGATTGACACCGGGTGCCGGCGGTTTCGGGGAGGAGACCGGGGAAACATGTCGTATCTGGTCACCAGTCCCGAGGCGCTGACGGCAACGGCCGCCGACGTGCAACGAATCGGGTCGGCCCTGCGCGCCGCCGCCGGCGAGGCCTCCGGTCCTACCACCGGGGTGGCCGCGGCGGCCGAGGACGAGGTGTCGCTGGCGATCGCGCGGCTGTTCGGCGCGTTCGGCCAGCAGTATCAGGCGGTCCTGACCGACGCCGCGGCCTTCCACAGTCAGTTCACCCAGACGCTGTCCGCCGCGAGCACCACCTACGCACAGGCCGAGACCGCGGCCGCCGGACTGGTGTCGGGCGAGGTCGCACCCCTGCGGGCGCTGCTGTCGCCGACCACCGGGGGCGCGCTCGAGAGCGTCAGCAGGTTCCCCCCGTTGTCGACCACGCTGATCTCACCGGTGACGGCCCTGATCATGGGCGGCGCCCACAATCCGGGCCCGATCCCGTCGTACATCGCGGCCGTCGACAGCGCCTACATCCAGCCGGTCGTCGCGGGCGCCGCCGCCCTGGGCGTGTACACACCCGAGCAGTTCTGGCCGGCCACCCCCGAGCTCGGCAACACGCTGACGTTCGGCCAGTCCGTCGCCCAGGGCGTGAGCCTGCTCAACAGCGCGATCAACACCCAACTCACGGCGGGCCACAGCGCCCTGGTGTTCGGCTACTCCGAGAGCGCCACCGTCGCCACCAACGAGATCCGGGCGCTCATGGCGCTGCCCCTCGCCCAGCAGCCCACCGCCGGCCAGCTCGCGTTCACGCTCGTCGGCGACCCGAACAACCCCGTCGGGGGCCTGCTCGAGCGCTTCCCCGGCTTCTACGTTCCGGGCCTCGACGTGGCCTTCAACGGCGCGACACCCCAGTCGCCTTGGGCCACAAGCATTTACACGATCCAGTACGACGGCTTCGCCGACTTCCCGCAGTACCCGCTCAACTTCCTGTCGGATCTCAACTCGCTGATGGGCATCTCGCTGCACAGCGACTACCCGTGGCTGACGGCCAACCAGGTGGCCAACGCGGTGCTGCTCCCGACCTCGGGCGGCAACACGAACTACTACATGTTCATGACCCAGAATCTGCCGCTGCTGGACCCGATCCGGCAGATCCCCTACGTCGGCAATCCGCTCGCCGACCTCGTCCAGCCCGACCTGCGGGTGATCGTCGACATGGGCTACGCCGACTACGGAGCGGGTGCCAACTACGCCAACGTCCCCACCCCGGCAGGCCTGTTCGCGATACCCAACCCGTTCACCGTGATCCCCGACCTCGGGACGGGAGCCGTGCAGGGCGTGCAGGCCGCGCTCGTGGACGTCGGGGCGCTCCCGCAGTCCGCGCTGCCGAACGCCTACCCCTATGTGCCGTCGCTGGACCCGGGACTCAACGTGTCCTTCGGTCAGTCGAGCGCGACGCTGTTGTCGGTCCTGAGCGGCGACGTCGGCAGCGTCCTCGAGCTCATTCCGCCGCCAAACCTGAGCTGACCTCGCGTCCCCGGGCGTTCGGGGTCCCCAGCGGCGACGTCTGGCGGACCGCGTCGTCGCGAATCAGCCCCCGCAGCAGCGCCGTGCTGAACTCGGCGGCGATCTCCTTGGCGCTGCGGCGCCCGCTCGGCCGCAGCCACCGGTACGCGCCGAGCGTCATGCCGATGTAGCCGAGCGCCAGGACGTGGGAGTCGCACTCGTAGAACTCGCCGCTGGCGATGCCCCGGTCGATCAGGCCGTGCACATGCTCGTAGACCTGGGTCTCCTTCTCGCGGACCGCTGCGACCTGTTCCTCGGAGAACCACTCGGTGATGTAGGGCTGCTCCTGGAAGTACACCGCCGCGCCCTCGGGGTTGGCGGCGATCTGGTCGAGCAGCCGGACGGTGTATTGGTACAGCGCCTCGCGGGCCGACATCGTGGGGTCGTCGTGGACGGCGGCCAGGGTGCGCTCGGCGGCCTGCTGATAGATGTCGTAGAGGATCAGCGACTTGCTGGCGTAGTAGTGGTAGACCGTCGCCTTGTTCAGGCCGATCACGTCGGCCACGTCGTCCATCCGGGTGCCGTGATAACCGCGTGCGGCGAACAGCTTGGTGGCCACGGCCAGCAACTCTTCGCGG
Proteins encoded in this region:
- a CDS encoding NAD(P)H-dependent amine dehydrogenase family protein, with amino-acid sequence MAIRVAHVGTGNVGGLALAELITNPQFELTGVCVSSPEKVGKDAGELCGVGLDAPTATGVAAVGDLDALIAARPDCIVYCAMGDTRLPDAMADVMRILAAGINVVGSSPGLLQYPWGVMPEKYINRVEDAARQGGSSIFITGVDPGFANDLIPFALAGTCQRVEQVRCMEIHDYASYNGTEVMDYMGFAKPLDEVPMLLAPGVLSIAWGTAIRQLAAGLGIEVDEITESYQREPAPEDFDIAVGRVAKGTLAVLQFEIRGMVKGHPAIVIEHVTRLRPDLRPDLPQPAAGGGSYRVEITGEPSYAVDIVPTSRKGDHNHAAIAGAAGRIVNSIPDVIAAPPGIRTTLDLPLVTGKGLYAPNALVST
- a CDS encoding alpha/beta hydrolase, which codes for MTQREDVQFTSGRDRISAWLYRPAGGTGPVPLLVMAHGLGAVRTMRLDAYAERFSAAGYACLVFDYRNFGDSGGSPRQLIDIGMQLADWSAAVDYARTLDGIDHRRIGLWGTSFGGGHVIATAARLPGIAAAVAQCPFTDGLASARTITNPWATARIFARAVRDVVASRLGRPPVMVATAGRPGDTALMNTPDAYSGYLRLVPAGAQLTNEVAARIALHVMTYRPGRSTSQIACPILFCVCETDSVAPAAPTLRYAARAPRGVVKTYPDGHFGIYVDDAFDRAVRDQIAFLDEHLKPRALNSEK
- a CDS encoding PE family protein; translated protein: MSYLVTAPAILASTADDVASIGSTISAAGANAAGPTTGLMAAAGDEVSVAITDVFTAYGRQYQAFVSRASAFHSAFTQALTTAANSYAHAEYAGAGLLSSELGVPMGALPGQGTSAGSVALTSAARSIPGDPLYALIMGYTSLAEPDSVYLNAITNAFLQPRFAPNFIQGVFTPEQFWPVTPQLGNLTFGQSLAQGIPLLHNAITTTLTNPLNSAVVFGYSQSATIATYEINALMAAGSPYTGQLSFVLVGNPNNPVGGILERFPGFYIPFLDVAFNGATPPNSPYPTSIFTAQYDGIADLPQYPLNLVSDLNAFMGYFFVHDQYPMMSAGQVANAVPLPTSPGYTGNTAYYMLMTQNLPLLEPIRDIPYAGPPIADIFQPDLRVLVDMGYAGYGPGYDYANIPTPAGLFSVPNPFTIIPDLALGAVQGPYGAAVEIGVESGLASPSLFPDTYPWVPSTDPQLTFPIIQSSTTLLSLLSGGAGSVLDLIPAPNFG
- a CDS encoding PE family protein, whose translation is MSYLVTSPEALTATAADVQRIGSALRAAAGEASGPTTGVAAAAEDEVSLAIARLFGAFGQQYQAVLTDAAAFHSQFTQTLSAASTTYAQAETAAAGLVSGEVAPLRALLSPTTGGALESVSRFPPLSTTLISPVTALIMGGAHNPGPIPSYIAAVDSAYIQPVVAGAAALGVYTPEQFWPATPELGNTLTFGQSVAQGVSLLNSAINTQLTAGHSALVFGYSESATVATNEIRALMALPLAQQPTAGQLAFTLVGDPNNPVGGLLERFPGFYVPGLDVAFNGATPQSPWATSIYTIQYDGFADFPQYPLNFLSDLNSLMGISLHSDYPWLTANQVANAVLLPTSGGNTNYYMFMTQNLPLLDPIRQIPYVGNPLADLVQPDLRVIVDMGYADYGAGANYANVPTPAGLFAIPNPFTVIPDLGTGAVQGVQAALVDVGALPQSALPNAYPYVPSLDPGLNVSFGQSSATLLSVLSGDVGSVLELIPPPNLS
- a CDS encoding TetR/AcrR family transcriptional regulator, yielding MPSDSSAPNGLTRREELLAVATKLFAARGYHGTRMDDVADVIGLNKATVYHYYASKSLILYDIYQQAAERTLAAVHDDPTMSAREALYQYTVRLLDQIAANPEGAAVYFQEQPYITEWFSEEQVAAVREKETQVYEHVHGLIDRGIASGEFYECDSHVLALGYIGMTLGAYRWLRPSGRRSAKEIAAEFSTALLRGLIRDDAVRQTSPLGTPNARGREVSSGLAAE